The genome window TTTTAAAATCCCATGAGGGTTCGGCACCTTTGCTTCGACCTGAAGTGTCCTTGTTTTTTCTTCAAGACTTGGATAGATGATGCTTACATTCCCCTTAAATTCTTTATCTGGAAAGGCATCCACTTTAAAAGTCACATCCTGCCCCTTTTTAAGTTTTCCTATATCTTTTTCGGTTACAGTAAAATTTAGCTTTATGGGATTGTTCTGGATTATTACAAAAAGATTAGTGCCGTTTTTCACATAATCGCCTGCTGAAACCTTCTTCCCCTTTACAACACCTGAAAGGGGTGAGTGTATCTTTGTTTTGATGAGCTTCTGTTTTGCGAGGGATAATGCTGCCTTTGCCCTTTCAACATCAGCTTCTGCAAGAGAAAGCCTTGTTGAGACATCATCGAACTGCTGTTGGGTTACGAGTTGTTCCTTATAAAGTGCCTGTTTACGCCCAAATTCTAATTTTGTATTCTCAAGGGTTGCCTCTGCCTGCCTTAAGGCAGCCTCAGCCCTTTTGACCTCAAGGTTGTAATCTGTATCATCAATAGTTGCAAGGACCGTCCCTTTTGAAACCAATGTTCCTTCATCAACTCTTACGTCTTTCAAAATCCCATCTACTTCAGCACTTACAATGACCTCTTCATAAGGGTTCAATGTGCCGATTGCCTCCACAAATGGTCTGAGCGGTTTTCTTTCAGCAGCCTTAACCTGAACGTTTACTACTTTTTCTACAGGTGCCTTTACTTCCTTTTTCTTACAACCACTATTTATTGGAGAGAGAAATATAAAGGTCAGGAGAAGTAAAATTATTGTAACTGGATATCTATTTTTTGTCTCTAACATACAGGTTTTCTCCATCTATTTTTCTTTCAGGTCTCTAGCGACTGGTGACTGTTGACTGATGACTGTTTTCAGGAGTGTTCCTGTTGTCCTCTGTAGTCTCAGAATAGACAGTTGATAGTTATACATTGCATCCGAAAATTGCCTTTCTGCTGTAACAAGGAGTGTATTAGCGTCCATGACATCTATGCTATTTGCGAGGCCGAATTCAAATTGTTTTGAGATGGCATTATAATTATCTCTGGCAAATGCAAGCTGGTCTTCGAGGGATTTTAAAATTCCCTTTTGAGTCGTTAAATCGAGATAAGCGTTGTCAACCTCTATACTTATCGTCTTCTTTAAATCTTCATAAAGAAGTTCAGATTGCCTCTGTTTTGCCTCTGCCTCACGCACCTCTGCCTTTCTCAAGCCTCCTTCAAAGAATGGGAAGTTTAACCTGAGACCACCGTAAATGCTTTCCTTATTAAGAAAAGCAGACGCAGGTTCCTCGTCCTTTCTTGAATATACACCTTCAATGGAAAGTGTTGGCCAGTATGCACCCTTTGTATATCTGACCTGGTCCTCTGCAATTCTTTTCTGGATTTCACCAGACCTTACTTCCGCCCTTTCCTTAAAGGCGGTCTGTTTAAAACAGTCACCAGTCGATAGTCGGCAGTCGGCAGTCAAAAAACTAAAATCAAAAGACTGAGGACTGCCGACTGAGGACTGAAGACTCTCTCTGACATCATATTCGCCCTCTATTCCCACAACCCTTGCGAGGATGGCCTTTGCCAACTTAAGATTATTTTCTGCCCGTATCAGTTCTGATTGTGCCCCTGACAGTTCTGCTTCTGCCCTGAGGAGTGCGGTCTTTGTCACCTCACCAACCTTTAGTCTTATGGCAGCAGCATCTCTGTGCTTTGTGAGCCTTTCAACATTTGCCTTTGCAATATCAACAGCCTTTTTTGCCCTCAGGACATCATAATAGGCTGAGGCAACATTGAAAAGATAGGCTTCTCTCACTGCATAGAGGTCATATCTGTTTTTTTCAATATTTCCTTTTGAGATCTTAAAGGCAGTAAGCTCCCTGCCGCTTATAGAGAGTGACTGGTCAAGCCTTAAGCCCCATGATGTGGAATCATCAGGCTGAATGACGGAACCTGTAGATGAGCGCTTGTCTTCGCTGTATTTCGTATAATTCCCAAATGCAGAAAGTTTGGGAAGCAGTGCTGATACAGCCTTGTCTTTGCCCCTTTCTGCAATATAGAGGTCTTCCTCTGATAGCTTTATCCTTTCAGCGCGCTCAAGGGCAATCCTGTAAAGGTCATCGAGGGAATACTCTTCTGCAAAAAGGTTATACGGTGGAAAGAAAACCAGAAATAGGACAAAAAATAAACCTGTTTTCCTCTTAATCATTTTTTTATCCCGTTGAAAATCAATTGAAAAAGAGAATCACCTAAAACTTTTAAATCGCCGGCCCCGAATGTGAGTTTTAAAAGTATCGCACCTCTTATACTCGCAAAAATCAGAGATGATGTATGCCTGGTATTCAATGGTTTGAACACACCTGTCTTAATCCCGGAAACAAGTAGCCCCTCTATTAATTTCCCCTGCGTTTCAAAAAAATCTTTTCTCAGCGGTCTAATAAATGGCAGGCTATGTTCTCTGAGGAGAAGGGAAATCAACCGCCTTTTCTTTAAGGCATATTTGAGGTTAAGCTCTATATAGGATTTCAATGCCCTTACAGGTTCTTCGCTCTGGAGACTTTTGGTAAGCCTGGTGAAATCTTTTGTCTGGTCTTTGATTAACTCCAGATAAAGATCTTCTTTGCTCTTGAATCTGAGGTAAAGGGCGCCGACACTCATCCCAACCCTGCTGGCGATTTCAATCATTTTAGTGCCTGCATAACCCTTCGTGGAAAATAAATCGAGGGCGACCTTTAATATCCTGTCTTTAGACCCTTCTTTATCTGAACGGTAATTCATATGAATGACGATTCATTTATAACACCGCATCTTATGTTGTGTCAAGTTTTTTTTGAGGATCCCCTAAGAATAGAGATAAAACTCTGTGCTCTCTGGATGATATGGGCTGTTATTTAATCACAAGGACACTGCATGGAGCCTTATCGGCAATCCTGGCTGACATGCTTCTGAAAAGTACTTTTGAAAGTCTGCCCCTCTCCCTCTCTGATGTTACTATGAGGTCGACCTTCTTTTTATCGGCCATCCTGAGGATCTCTGATTCCGGGTCTCCTGCTATGACATCGAGGGTTGCCTCTATCCCGTTGTTTCCGAAGAACTCCAGAACCCATTCATTGTCGAACAACAACTCAGACTTCAAATAAGCTATCACATCCTCTATCTCGCCCTCTCTATATTCGATATCCATAATTCCCTGGGTTATCAGGACAATATCCACCACAGCATCTCTCTCTCTGGCAAGGGATACTATTTCACTAAGCACCCTCTGTTGAGGCCTCCCATCAAAAAAAGCAGCCAGGATACGATATTTTTTAATAAATGGGGTTTTGGCTCTTACTTCTCCAAGGCCCTCAAGGCTCAAAATATCTTCCCTTGAGATAGAGGACTTTGTCCTGTGTGCCCGCTCGGTAAGTAACACCTTCGATGGCTCTTGCAGGTCATTACATAAATCTTCTATCTTCTGGTATCTATTATTGGGATTTGGCTCTAAGGCCTTTAAGATTATCTCCTGCAGATGCGGGGAGAAATCTGGCATAAATGCCTTAGGTGGTATCGGCCCTTCAGAGAGTTTCTTTTTTGCTAAGGCAGTTCCTTTCCCTGAAAATGGCAGCCTTCCCGTTAAAGCCTCATAGAGCATAACCCCAACAGCGTATATGTCACTCCTCGGGTCACACCTGATCCCTAAAACCTGCTCAGGAGAGATATATTCAGGAGTTCCTTTGGGGCCGATATGTTTTTCTGTTATGATGTCCTGCTCTCCGATAATACAGGCAAGGCCGAAGTCAACGATTTTTATGCCTCCTGCTTCAGGGAGCATGACATTTTCTGGTTTAAGGTCAAAATGGACAATCCCCTTGTTTTGAAAAAAAACAACGGCTTTACAGATCTCTACGAATATCTCACGTACTCTATCAAAAGGCAATGGTCTTCCGCGAAAAAGGCTCCTGAGGTCTTTCCCTTCAACATATTCCATGACTATGTAGTGATTGGTTTTGGGTTCTACTTCATAAAATTTTATGAACCTCGGATCATCAAGCCTTTTCCAGATGCCTTTCTCAATCCTGTAAGCATCAAAACAGACCGTGTCCATTCCGAACTCATTACAGGGGATCTTGAGGGCAACGATCTTGCCAGTGCGTGTATCCTCTGCCTTATAGATAGAGCCCATAGCCCCGTGGTGAATAAGGCCAAGGATTTTATAATGGTCTATAGTCTTTGGCATTTTAAAACAAAAGCAATGGCGCCCTCTCTTAAGAGCCGCCATGGTTTAACTGTTACATCAATAATAGTCGATGGTTTTCCGATAGGGGTCTTGCCTCCGTCTACAATCAAATCTATCTTATCTCCAAAATAGCGGCTCACTTCATCTGCAACTTCAGGTGGCCGGGCTCCTGAAGGGTTGGCGCTTGTAGCAGTTATAGGGAAGTCTATCTTTTTTGAAAGAAAAAGGGCAAAGCTCTCGCCAGGGATTCTCACTGCAATCTTTCCAGTTCGTGCGGTAAGGAGGTCAGGGAGTAATAGCTTTGCTTTAAAGACAATGGTGAGAGGGCCTGGCCAGAATTCTTTAATGAGCTTTTCAGCCTCCAAAGGTATTTCTTCTACAATGGTTTTAAGTACCTCCAGGCTACCAACAATTAATGGGATTGGTTTATCCTGCGGACGTCCTTTTATTTCAATTAGCCTTTGTAATGACTCTTTATCCATTGCCCTGACACCAAGTCCATAAAAGGTCTCTGTGGGATAGGCTATTATACCGCCTTTTATGAGCACATCCACGGCTTTTTCTATAGCCGCATCAAGGCCACATTCTTTTAATGAAATTAGCATTTAGAATTTCAGTCTTTTTGCCTTCTCTTCCACATCTTTTGCCATTTTTTCTTTAAATGTATGAAGCATTTTTGCGACCTTCGGGTCTTTCCTCCCGATTATCTGGGCAGCAAGGATTGCAGCATTTTTTGCACCAGCCTTTCCAACAGCCATTGTGGCAACAGGAACCCCAGGTGGCATCTGGACTATGCTGAGAAGGGCATCAAATCCCTGTAAGGGAGATGAATCGAGGGGCACTCCAATGACAGGCAGTATCGTATGGGCTGCGAGAATCCCGGGCAGATGTGCAGCCATGCCAGCGCCGGCAATGATAACCTCAATGCCATTTTTTTCCGCATCCTTCACACACCTCATTGCTCGCTCAGGTGAGCGATGAGCTGATGCAACCGTCATCTCATAAGGAATCCCGAATTCTTTCAGGAGATTGCCGGCCTCTTCCATTATCGGAAGGTCAGAATCACTACCCATTATAATTAAAACCTGAGGTTTCATTTTTCCTCCTTTCTATTTACCTATCGCCCTTGCCCCGATATCTTTCCTGTAATGCATTCCTTCCCATGAAATTTTTTCCACTGCAGAGTATGCCCTTTCAATGGCGGCCTTAATGTCCCTACCAAGAGCAGTAACACCGAGGACTCTTCCACCTGATGTAATAAAACCACTGTTATTCGGGGCTGTGCCAGCATGAAAGACTACAACATCGTCCATCCCGTTTACCTTATCGAGTCCTTTAATGACTTTACCTTTTTCATAATCACCAGGATAACCCTTTGATGCAAGCACAACGCAGATCGAGGCATTATCTTTCCATTTTAGGGATACTTCATTTAATCTGTTTTCCACACACGCCCTCATAACATCAAAAAGGTCGGTCTCCAGCCTTGCAAGGATTGGCTGGGCCTCAGGGTCGCCAAAACGACAATTGAATTCAAGGACATAAGGCTTTCCATCTGAGATCATTAAACCCGCATAAAGCACGCCCTTATAAGTCATCCCTTCCCTTGAAAGTCCCTTTATAGTTGGTTTGACAATCTTTTGCATTATCTCTTTTTCGAGTTTTGCTGTTATGACAGGGGCAGGGCTGTAAGCACCCATACCTCCAGTGTTTGGCCCCGCATCATTATCAAAGACCCTTTTGTGATCCTGGGATGTAGCAAGCGGATATACCGTCTCACCATCTGTAATAGCCATAAAAGATGCCTCTTCTCCACTCAGACACTGCTCAACAACAACCCTGTCTCCAGCAGCGCCAAAGGCCCTTTCTTTCATTACTATTTTCAATGCATTTATTGCCTCATCAACTGTGCTGGCTATAAAAACACCCTTTCCAGCAGCAAGACCATCTGCCTTAATTACAACAGGAGCACCTTTAAGCCTCACATATTCTTCTGCATGAATGTAGGAAGTAAATGTCCTGTATTCAGCAGTGGGGATCCCATAGCGACGCATGAAGTCTTTTGCATAGACCTTACTGCCCTCAAGTTGTGCCGCTGCCATCCCGGGTCCAAAGATTTCGAGACCCTCTTTTTCAAAAGTATCAACGACACCCATGTTTAAAGGCAGCTCCGGGCCGACTACTGTCAGGTCAATCCATTCGTATTTAGCAAAATCCCTGAGGGCCTCAATGTCATCTGCTTTAATGTCGATGCATTCGGCAAGCTCGGCAATGCCTGCATTGCCCGGGGCACAGAATATTTTATCAACGCGGGGACTCTGGCTTAGTTTCCAGACAATTGCATGCTCTCTACCGCCACCACCGATAACAAGTACCTTCATCAGTGTTTGAAGTGCCTTATGCCTGTGAAAATCATGGACATGTTATGTTCATCTGCTGCTGCTATCACATCGTCATCTTTTATTGAGCCGCCTGGCTGTATGACAGCAGTAATCCCCAGTTTGGCTATCGCATCAATGCCATCCCTGTGGGGGAAAAATCCATCTGATGCAACGACAGCTCCTTTGAGGGAAGACAGTGCCTTCATCGCTCCTGTTTTTGCTGAATCAACCCTGCTCGTCTGCCCTACACCGATGCCTAATACCTGGTCTTTTGTTGCATAGACTATGGCATTGGACTTTACATGTTTAGAGACCTTCCACGCAAAGCTCAGGGCAGAAAGCTCTTCACCTGCAGGCCTTCTCTTTGTCACAACCTTCAGTGCCTTGAAATCCTCTACCATAATCAGGTCTTTTTCTTGAGCAAGGACTCCACCGAGGATTCGCCTCATATCAAAGCCGTCGGGTTTTTTATTCAGGTCAAGTTCGAGGAGCCTGATATTCGGTTTCTTTTTGAAGATCTCAAGTGACTCTCTGCTAAAGTTAGGGGCAAGGACAAGCTCAACAAAAAGGGTGATTATCTCCTGAGCAGTTTCACCATCCACCTCTCTGTTTAGCGCAATAACACCACCAAAGGCAGACAGGGGGTCAACCTTGTATGCCTTTTTATAGGCATCAAGGAGATTGTCAGCAATCGCAACTCCACAGGGATTATTATGCTTTATTATCACGGCTGCCGCCTCTTTAAATTCTCTTACAAGTTCAAGGGCTGAGTTTGCATCAAGGTAATTGTTGTATGACATCTCTTTGCCCTGAAGGAGCCTGGCATCTACAATTGAAAGCCCTTTATAAAGTGGCTCCCTGTAAATGGCCGCTCGCTGGTGTGGATTTTCACCATATCTTAAATCCGAAACTTTTGTGAAGCTCTGGTTTAGATATTCTGGAAAACCCTGAGAAGCTTGCGTCCCTATGCCTTTAAGATAGTTGGCTATAAGGGTATCGTATCTGGCAGTATGCTCAAATACTTTCTGCGCAAGGTAAAATTTTGTCTGATAACTTACCCCGCCCTGAGAGTTTTTAATCTCTTTTAGAACACTCGTGTAGTCTTCCGGGTCAACTATTACCGTGACATCCCTGAAGTTTTTTGATGCTGCCCTCAGCATTGTTGGCCCTCCGATGTCTATGTTCTCAATGGCCTCATCAAAGGTCACATCTGTCTTTGAAACCGTCTCTTCAAATGGATAAAGATTCACAACAACTAAATCTATAGACCCAATTGCATGCGCCTTTATCTCTTTTTCGTCTTCGGGATTGTCCCTCCTCCAGAGAAGGCCGCCGTGAATCTTGGGATGCAGGGTCTTTAGTCGTCCATGAAGGAGTTCTGGAAATCCTGTATATTCTGACACGTCTTTTATATCAATTCCAGCGTCCCTGAGGGTCTTTGCAGTCCCTCCTGTTGAAAGAATCTGAATACCGAGGGCTCTGAGACCTCTGGCAAACTCA of Nitrospirota bacterium contains these proteins:
- a CDS encoding efflux RND transporter periplasmic adaptor subunit; translated protein: MLETKNRYPVTIILLLLTFIFLSPINSGCKKKEVKAPVEKVVNVQVKAAERKPLRPFVEAIGTLNPYEEVIVSAEVDGILKDVRVDEGTLVSKGTVLATIDDTDYNLEVKRAEAALRQAEATLENTKLEFGRKQALYKEQLVTQQQFDDVSTRLSLAEADVERAKAALSLAKQKLIKTKIHSPLSGVVKGKKVSAGDYVKNGTNLFVIIQNNPIKLNFTVTEKDIGKLKKGQDVTFKVDAFPDKEFKGNVSIIYPSLEEKTRTLQVEAKVPNPHGILKPGLFAKVTLYTGTAKDTIVVPITALLYEAEKVTVFVIEEDRARERTVKLGSKYGELMEIVEGLKEGEKVVVVGQQNLSENAKVNIVLSPQSAVEK
- a CDS encoding TetR/AcrR family transcriptional regulator — protein: MNYRSDKEGSKDRILKVALDLFSTKGYAGTKMIEIASRVGMSVGALYLRFKSKEDLYLELIKDQTKDFTRLTKSLQSEEPVRALKSYIELNLKYALKKRRLISLLLREHSLPFIRPLRKDFFETQGKLIEGLLVSGIKTGVFKPLNTRHTSSLIFASIRGAILLKLTFGAGDLKVLGDSLFQLIFNGIKK
- a CDS encoding threonylcarbamoyl-AMP synthase; translation: MLISLKECGLDAAIEKAVDVLIKGGIIAYPTETFYGLGVRAMDKESLQRLIEIKGRPQDKPIPLIVGSLEVLKTIVEEIPLEAEKLIKEFWPGPLTIVFKAKLLLPDLLTARTGKIAVRIPGESFALFLSKKIDFPITATSANPSGARPPEVADEVSRYFGDKIDLIVDGGKTPIGKPSTIIDVTVKPWRLLREGAIAFVLKCQRL
- a CDS encoding protein kinase, which gives rise to MPKTIDHYKILGLIHHGAMGSIYKAEDTRTGKIVALKIPCNEFGMDTVCFDAYRIEKGIWKRLDDPRFIKFYEVEPKTNHYIVMEYVEGKDLRSLFRGRPLPFDRVREIFVEICKAVVFFQNKGIVHFDLKPENVMLPEAGGIKIVDFGLACIIGEQDIITEKHIGPKGTPEYISPEQVLGIRCDPRSDIYAVGVMLYEALTGRLPFSGKGTALAKKKLSEGPIPPKAFMPDFSPHLQEIILKALEPNPNNRYQKIEDLCNDLQEPSKVLLTERAHRTKSSISREDILSLEGLGEVRAKTPFIKKYRILAAFFDGRPQQRVLSEIVSLARERDAVVDIVLITQGIMDIEYREGEIEDVIAYLKSELLFDNEWVLEFFGNNGIEATLDVIAGDPESEILRMADKKKVDLIVTSERERGRLSKVLFRSMSARIADKAPCSVLVIK
- a CDS encoding TolC family protein, whose product is MIKRKTGLFFVLFLVFFPPYNLFAEEYSLDDLYRIALERAERIKLSEEDLYIAERGKDKAVSALLPKLSAFGNYTKYSEDKRSSTGSVIQPDDSTSWGLRLDQSLSISGRELTAFKISKGNIEKNRYDLYAVREAYLFNVASAYYDVLRAKKAVDIAKANVERLTKHRDAAAIRLKVGEVTKTALLRAEAELSGAQSELIRAENNLKLAKAILARVVGIEGEYDVRESLQSSVGSPQSFDFSFLTADCRLSTGDCFKQTAFKERAEVRSGEIQKRIAEDQVRYTKGAYWPTLSIEGVYSRKDEEPASAFLNKESIYGGLRLNFPFFEGGLRKAEVREAEAKQRQSELLYEDLKKTISIEVDNAYLDLTTQKGILKSLEDQLAFARDNYNAISKQFEFGLANSIDVMDANTLLVTAERQFSDAMYNYQLSILRLQRTTGTLLKTVISQQSPVARDLKEK
- the purH gene encoding bifunctional phosphoribosylaminoimidazolecarboxamide formyltransferase/IMP cyclohydrolase; the encoded protein is MRKIERALISVSNKQGIVEFARGLRALGIQILSTGGTAKTLRDAGIDIKDVSEYTGFPELLHGRLKTLHPKIHGGLLWRRDNPEDEKEIKAHAIGSIDLVVVNLYPFEETVSKTDVTFDEAIENIDIGGPTMLRAASKNFRDVTVIVDPEDYTSVLKEIKNSQGGVSYQTKFYLAQKVFEHTARYDTLIANYLKGIGTQASQGFPEYLNQSFTKVSDLRYGENPHQRAAIYREPLYKGLSIVDARLLQGKEMSYNNYLDANSALELVREFKEAAAVIIKHNNPCGVAIADNLLDAYKKAYKVDPLSAFGGVIALNREVDGETAQEIITLFVELVLAPNFSRESLEIFKKKPNIRLLELDLNKKPDGFDMRRILGGVLAQEKDLIMVEDFKALKVVTKRRPAGEELSALSFAWKVSKHVKSNAIVYATKDQVLGIGVGQTSRVDSAKTGAMKALSSLKGAVVASDGFFPHRDGIDAIAKLGITAVIQPGGSIKDDDVIAAADEHNMSMIFTGIRHFKH